The Lacipirellula parvula genome window below encodes:
- a CDS encoding alkaline phosphatase D family protein, protein MLSAEDFRRHARRSGGVDRRLFMAFVGSLTAAPLVRAADLIGSRSPLGDNPFQLGVASGDPDASSVLLWTRLAPQPLKPAGGMKPEPVQVRWEIAEDDKFAKVVNKGRVTATPQLGHSVHVAADGLQPDRWYHYRFMVGDEVSPVGRTRTTPAAHVTPDRFKFAFASCQHYESGHYAAYRHMAEQDLDMVVHLGDYIYEGKAGNDGVRRHVGKEIESLDDYRIRHALYRSDPLLQAMHQQCPWMVTWDDHEFDNNYAGAISEKHGVDPIEFLIRRANSYQAYYEAMPLRRRSLPTGPDMRLYRKLSFGNLADMLVLDTRQYRSDQPNDDRGHAINDDCRSPDATMLGQSQRQWLESSLLQSQSTWNVLAQQVMMGTVDHQKGEKQEFAMDQWAGYLHERNGLMSFLAERRVPNPVVITGDIHSNWVNDLRVDDFDAGAPVVATEFVGTSISSGGNGPKDSKAMEQLQRENACVKFHDRQRGYVACELNADEWRSDYFVVDDVTQADSKVEKLATFAVAAGRPGAERA, encoded by the coding sequence ATGCTTTCCGCTGAAGATTTTCGCCGCCACGCTCGCCGCTCAGGCGGCGTCGACCGTCGTCTGTTCATGGCCTTCGTCGGCAGCCTCACCGCCGCGCCCCTCGTGCGAGCGGCCGATTTAATTGGCTCTCGTTCCCCGCTTGGCGACAATCCGTTTCAGCTCGGCGTCGCCTCGGGGGATCCCGACGCCAGCAGCGTGCTGCTCTGGACGCGACTCGCGCCGCAGCCGCTCAAGCCCGCTGGCGGAATGAAGCCCGAGCCCGTGCAAGTTCGCTGGGAGATCGCCGAGGACGATAAGTTCGCCAAGGTCGTCAACAAAGGCCGCGTCACCGCGACGCCGCAACTCGGCCACTCGGTCCACGTCGCCGCCGACGGGCTGCAGCCCGATCGTTGGTACCACTACCGCTTCATGGTCGGCGACGAGGTGAGCCCCGTCGGTCGCACGCGCACTACGCCGGCGGCTCACGTGACTCCCGACCGCTTCAAGTTCGCCTTCGCCTCGTGCCAACATTACGAATCGGGCCACTACGCCGCCTATCGCCACATGGCCGAGCAAGATCTCGACATGGTGGTCCACCTCGGCGACTACATCTACGAAGGCAAGGCCGGCAACGACGGCGTCCGGCGCCACGTCGGCAAGGAAATTGAATCGCTTGACGACTACCGCATCCGGCACGCCCTCTATCGCAGCGATCCGCTGCTGCAGGCGATGCATCAGCAGTGCCCGTGGATGGTTACTTGGGACGATCACGAGTTCGACAACAACTACGCCGGAGCGATCTCAGAGAAGCACGGCGTCGATCCAATCGAATTTTTGATTCGCCGCGCGAACTCCTACCAAGCCTACTACGAAGCGATGCCGCTGCGGCGGCGTTCATTGCCCACCGGCCCCGACATGCGGCTCTATCGCAAGCTGTCGTTCGGCAATCTCGCCGACATGCTAGTCCTCGACACGCGGCAGTATCGCAGCGACCAACCTAACGACGATCGCGGCCACGCGATCAACGACGATTGCCGGTCGCCCGACGCGACGATGCTCGGCCAATCACAACGCCAATGGCTCGAGTCATCGCTGCTGCAGTCGCAGTCAACATGGAACGTCCTGGCTCAACAGGTGATGATGGGAACCGTCGACCATCAAAAAGGCGAAAAGCAAGAGTTCGCGATGGACCAGTGGGCCGGCTACCTCCACGAGCGAAACGGCCTGATGTCGTTCCTCGCCGAGCGGCGCGTCCCGAACCCCGTCGTCATTACCGGCGACATTCACTCGAACTGGGTGAACGATCTGCGCGTTGACGACTTCGACGCCGGCGCCCCCGTCGTGGCGACTGAATTCGTCGGCACGTCGATCTCCAGCGGCGGCAACGGCCCGAAGGACTCGAAGGCGATGGAGCAACTGCAGCGCGAGAACGCCTGCGTGAAGTTCCACGACCGCCAACGCGGCTACGTTGCCTGCGAGCTCAACGCCGACGAGTGGCGAAGCGACTACTTCGTGGTCGACGACGTCACGCAGGCCGATAGCAAAGTCGAGAAGTTGGCGACGTTCGCCGTTGCCGCAGGTCGCCCGGGAGCCGAGCGAGCTTAG